Within the Pseudomonadota bacterium genome, the region TGCCCGCCAGCTAGCGGAAAAACCGATCAATCAAATCGGTATTAATCGTTTTAACCGTTGACGGCGGCCGGGCAAGCTTCGGGGGTCCCATAACCTTCCCCGGAGCGAAACATGCCCAAGGCCCCCACGATGACGACCAGCGCCGGTGCGCCGGTGTCCGACAACCAGAACAGCCTGACCGCCGGCCCGCGCGGCCCCGTCCTGCTTGCCGACACGCACCTGATCGAGAAGCTCGCCCACCAGAACCGCGAGCGCATTCCCGAGCGCGTCGTCCACGCCAAGGGCTGGGGCGCCTACGGCACCTTCACGGTCACGCACGACGTCACGAAATACACGCGCGCCGCGATCTTCGCCAAGGTCGGCAAGCGGACGCCGCTGCTCACCCGCTTCTCGACCGTCGCGGGCGAACTGGGGGCGGCCGACGCCGAGCGCGACGTGCGCGGCTTCGCGATCAAGTTCTATACCGACGAGGGCAACTGGGACCTCGTCGGCAACAACACGCCGGTCTTCTTCATCCGCGACCCGCTGAAATTCCCCGACTTCATCCGCACGCAGAAGCGCCATCCGCAGACCAATCTGCGCTCGCCCAAGGCGATGTGGGATTTCTGGTCGCTGTCGCCGGAGAGCCTGCACCAGATCACGATCCTGATGTCGGACCGCGGCCTGCCGCAGACGCCCATGCACATGAACGGCTATGGCAGCCACACCTTCAGCTTCTGGAACGCCAAGAACGAGCGCTTCTGGGTGAAGTTCCACTTCAAGACCCGCCAGGGCCACAGGCACTTCACCAACGCGGAAGGGGCCAAGGTGATCGGCCAGAGCCGCGAGAGCTATCAGGAGGCGCTGTTCGGCACGATCGCGCGCGGCGAACGGCCCAAGTGGGACGTCAAGGTGCAGATCATGCCCGAGG harbors:
- a CDS encoding catalase, producing the protein MPKAPTMTTSAGAPVSDNQNSLTAGPRGPVLLADTHLIEKLAHQNRERIPERVVHAKGWGAYGTFTVTHDVTKYTRAAIFAKVGKRTPLLTRFSTVAGELGAADAERDVRGFAIKFYTDEGNWDLVGNNTPVFFIRDPLKFPDFIRTQKRHPQTNLRSPKAMWDFWSLSPESLHQITILMSDRGLPQTPMHMNGYGSHTFSFWNAKNERFWVKFHFKTRQGHRHFTNAEGAKVIGQSRESYQEALFGTIARGERPKWDVKVQIMPEAEAGKTKYNPFDLTKVWPHKDYPLIDVGLLELDRNPDNYFAEIEQAAFSPSNVVPGIGFSPDKVLQARLFAYADAHRYRLGTHYEALPVNAPKVPVHHYHKDGSMRFFRNDAGDPDRYYEPNSVGGPAQAPSYAEPPLKLEGTADRWDHRQGNDDYGQAGDLFRMFDAGQKQRLFANIAAAMGGVPQEIVERQLVHFDRADPAYGAGVRAALKKTK